Proteins co-encoded in one Salvia splendens isolate huo1 chromosome 4, SspV2, whole genome shotgun sequence genomic window:
- the LOC121798048 gene encoding 14-3-3-like protein GF14 iota: MSTEKERETHVYLAKLAEQAERYDEMVESMKNVAMLDVELSVDERNLLSVGYKNVIGARRASWRIMSSIEQKEESKGHENNVKLIKEYRLKVENELSKICQDILAVIDKHLIPSSGSAEATVFFHKMKGDYCRYLAEFKVDQEKKEAADLSLKGYEAASAIANTDLSSTHPIRLGLALNFSVFYYEIMNSPERACHLAKQAFDEAIADLDTLSEESYKDSTLIMQLLRDNLTLWTSDLPEDGEENVKDDEPKPADAEN; this comes from the exons ATGTCGAcggagaaggagagagagacTCATGTCTACTTGGCCAAGCTCGCCGAACAAGCCGAGCGCTACGATG AAATGGTAGAAAGCATGAAAAACGTTGCAATGCTAGATGTTGAACTGTCAGTGGATGAAAGAAACCTACTTTCTGTGGGTTACAAGAATGTCATTGGTGCTCGTAGAGCTTCATGGCGAATCATGTCTTCCATTGAGCAGAAGGAAGAGTCCAAGGGACATGAGAACAATGTGAAGCTGATTAAGGAGTATCGGCTGAAGGTAGAGAACGAGCTGTCCAAGATTTGCCAGGACATACTGGCTGTCATTGACAAGCATCTCATTCCCTCTTCTGGATCAGCTGAAGCAACTGTTTTCTTCCACAAGAT GAAAGGTGATTACTGTCGCTACCTTGCTGAGTTCAAGGTTGACCAAGAAAAGAAAGAGGCAGCGGATCTGTCCCTGAAGGGCTACGAG GCTGCGTCAGCCATTGCTAATACAGATCTGTCCTCTACCCATCCTATCCGTCTTGGTCTTGCTTTGAACTTTTCAGTGTTCTACTACGAGATCATGAATTCTCCTGAAAG GGCCTGCCATTTGGCTAAGCAAGCATTTGATGAAGCCATTGCTGATTTGGACACTCTGAGTGAAGAGTCTTACAAAGACAGCACTTTGATTATGCAGCTTTTGAGAGACAACCTCACTCTCTGGACCTCTGATTTGCCTGAAGATG